Proteins encoded by one window of Burkholderia plantarii:
- a CDS encoding sigma-70 family RNA polymerase sigma factor yields MSSADLDDCLRELLPRLRRFALWLTRDVHAADDLVQASLERALTHWGERRDDDALRSWLFTILYRQFLDSRRSAKRYAGLLGRIREDDEPQWPSAEDQVMARSMLDAFGKLTAEQRSLLLLVAVEGFSYREVAELLEVPIGTVMSRLSRARAALRALGDGESPAPSLRLMK; encoded by the coding sequence ATGTCCTCAGCCGACCTCGACGATTGCCTGCGCGAGTTGCTGCCGCGATTGCGGCGCTTCGCGCTGTGGCTGACCCGCGACGTCCACGCGGCCGACGATCTGGTCCAGGCCTCGCTCGAACGCGCGCTGACCCACTGGGGCGAGCGTCGCGACGACGACGCGCTGCGCAGCTGGCTGTTCACGATCCTGTACCGCCAGTTCCTCGATTCGCGGCGCAGCGCGAAACGCTACGCCGGGCTGCTCGGCCGGATCCGCGAGGACGACGAGCCGCAGTGGCCGTCGGCCGAGGATCAGGTGATGGCGCGCTCGATGCTCGATGCTTTCGGCAAGCTGACGGCCGAGCAGCGCAGCCTGCTGCTGCTGGTGGCGGTGGAAGGTTTCAGCTACCGCGAGGTGGCCGAACTGCTCGAGGTGCCGATCGGCACCGTGATGTCGCGCCTGTCGCGCGCGCGCGCCGCCTTGCGCGCGCTCGGCGACGGCGAATCTCCCGCTCCCTCGCTGCGATTGATGAAATGA
- a CDS encoding aromatic alcohol reductase: MTNQETILVLGAGELGMAMVRGLARRAGAAGRVSISVLLRPSTLASDDPARRRDVAELRALGAEPVAGDLAAQSTDELAALFGRFDIVISCTGFVGGPGVQVKLAQAALAAGVKRYFPWQFGVDYDLIGRGSAQDLFDEQLDVRDLLRAQRRTEWVIVSTGMFTSFLFEPSFGVVDLAARRVNALGGRDNAVTLTTADDIGALTAEIVFTEPRIANQVVHVAGDTISYRELADTLERLLGRTFERREWRVPELERQLAEAPDDALRKYRVVFAQGRGVAWDKTRTFNARHGIEVCTVAQWVRANLLAPA; encoded by the coding sequence ATGACAAACCAGGAAACCATTCTCGTGCTGGGCGCGGGCGAACTCGGCATGGCCATGGTCCGCGGCCTCGCGCGCCGCGCCGGGGCCGCCGGCCGCGTGTCGATCTCGGTCCTGCTGCGGCCGTCCACGCTCGCCTCCGACGATCCGGCCAGGCGCCGTGACGTCGCCGAACTGCGCGCGCTCGGCGCCGAGCCGGTGGCGGGCGACCTGGCCGCGCAATCCACCGACGAACTCGCCGCGCTGTTCGGCCGGTTCGACATCGTGATCTCGTGTACCGGCTTCGTCGGCGGCCCGGGCGTGCAGGTGAAGCTCGCGCAGGCCGCGCTGGCGGCCGGCGTCAAACGCTACTTCCCCTGGCAGTTCGGCGTGGACTACGACCTGATCGGCCGCGGCAGCGCGCAGGACCTGTTCGACGAGCAGCTCGACGTGCGGGATCTGTTGCGCGCGCAACGACGCACCGAATGGGTGATCGTCTCGACCGGCATGTTCACGAGCTTCCTGTTCGAGCCGTCGTTCGGCGTGGTGGATCTGGCGGCGCGCCGGGTCAACGCGCTCGGCGGCCGGGACAACGCCGTGACGCTGACCACGGCCGACGACATCGGTGCGCTGACGGCCGAGATCGTGTTCACCGAGCCGCGCATCGCGAACCAGGTGGTCCATGTGGCCGGCGACACCATCAGCTATCGCGAGCTGGCCGACACGCTGGAGCGGCTGCTTGGCCGGACCTTCGAGCGCCGCGAATGGCGCGTGCCCGAACTCGAGCGGCAGCTGGCCGAGGCGCCCGACGACGCGCTGCGCAAGTATCGCGTGGTGTTCGCGCAAGGGCGCGGCGTGGCCTGGGACAAGACGCGGACGTTCAATGCGCGGCACGGCATCGAGGTCTGCACGGTGGCGCAGTGGGTTCGGGCCAATCTGCTGGCGCCGGCCTGA
- a CDS encoding LysR family transcriptional regulator, producing the protein MDKLQAMATFVRVVEARGFSKAAQTLSMPRSSVTTTIKQLEAQLGTPLLRRSTRSLSLTEAGERYLASCRAILAQIAEAERDLSAGAGTPRGRVRVDMPGVLGRALVVPRLAEFEARHPDIELVLGMSDRPADLIHEGIDCVIRTGELADSSLVARRLGQLAWITCASPRYLGRYGEPASVQALGRHRVVNYLSGATGRPMEWRFRVDGEDQALTLPARFSVNETEAYLQCALEGLGLIQLSEFAVAAYLRSGRLKEVLADARCAPVPVSIVYPQPRATAALTAFVEWIVEVARQELVQ; encoded by the coding sequence ATGGACAAACTTCAGGCAATGGCGACGTTCGTGCGCGTGGTCGAGGCGCGCGGCTTCAGCAAGGCCGCGCAGACGCTGTCGATGCCGCGCTCGTCGGTCACCACCACGATCAAGCAGCTGGAGGCGCAGCTCGGCACGCCGCTGCTCCGGCGCAGCACGCGCAGCCTGAGCCTGACCGAGGCGGGCGAGCGCTACCTCGCGTCGTGCCGGGCCATCCTCGCGCAGATCGCCGAGGCCGAGCGCGACCTGTCGGCCGGCGCGGGCACGCCGCGCGGCCGCGTGCGGGTGGACATGCCCGGCGTGCTGGGCCGCGCGCTGGTGGTGCCGCGGCTCGCCGAATTCGAGGCGCGCCATCCCGACATCGAGCTGGTGCTGGGCATGAGCGACCGGCCCGCGGACCTGATCCACGAAGGCATCGACTGCGTGATCCGTACGGGCGAGCTGGCCGATTCGTCGCTGGTCGCGCGCCGGCTCGGGCAGCTGGCCTGGATCACCTGCGCGTCGCCGCGCTATCTGGGGCGGTACGGCGAGCCGGCGTCGGTGCAGGCGCTGGGGCGGCACCGCGTCGTCAACTATCTGTCCGGCGCGACGGGACGGCCGATGGAGTGGCGGTTTCGCGTGGACGGCGAGGATCAGGCGCTGACGCTGCCGGCGCGTTTCTCCGTCAACGAAACCGAGGCCTATCTGCAATGCGCGCTGGAAGGGCTCGGGCTGATCCAGCTGTCGGAGTTCGCGGTGGCCGCGTATCTGCGCAGCGGGCGCCTGAAGGAAGTGCTGGCCGACGCGCGCTGCGCGCCGGTGCCGGTGTCGATCGTCTATCCGCAGCCGCGCGCGACGGCGGCGCTGACGGCGTTCGTCGAATGGATCGTCGAGGTGGCGAGGCAGGAACTGGTGCAGTAG
- a CDS encoding type III restriction-modification system endonuclease, with protein sequence MELHFEADLDYQREAVDAVCDLFRGQDAPRAAFSVTAADGNDDGDGDTSAARQMPLGVAETALAVGNRLALEPAALARNLAEVQARGGLAPSGALASTDFTVEMETGTGKTYVYLRTIFELHRRYGFTKFVIVVPSVAIKEGVHKTLDVTRSHFRRLYDGVPFDYFLYDSTRLGQVRRFATSATVQIMVATVAAINRKDVNNLYKPSEKTGGEKPIDLIRATRPILIVDEPQSVDGGLDGRGKEALEAMAPLCTLRYSATHADLHQMVYRLDAVDAYERRLVKQIEVASATVEDAHNKPYVRLVSVSNRRGTIAARVELDVATPAGVERQTVSVGDGDLLERVTRRAVYGDYRIGEIDTTRGGEFVELRYPGGETFLAVGDAHGDVDPLAIQREMIRRTIREHLDKELRLKPLGVKVLSLFFVDSVERYRRYEPGGRAVKGAYAEIFEDEYRRAAKLPAYRALFTGFDAERDVAAVHDGYFSIDRKGGWTETSDSNASGRENAERAYGLIMREKERLLSFATPLRFIFSHSALKEGWDNPNVFQICTLRDIRTERERRQTIGRGLRLAVDQRGERVRGFDVNTLTVIATESYEQFAAHLQKEIEADTGIRFGVVDTHQFAALPVTRDNGTLAPLGVERSAALWTHLHEAGFVDAQGKVLDALKIVLKGGVLPLPAAFEPLRQRIVELLRKLSGRLDVRNADDRRQLEPRRGADGEPVIHGEAFRALWARVQARTTYRVSFDDAALVAACVEALRAAPEVPRARLQWRKADISIGKAGVEATETASAGTVVLDEGDLALPDLLTELQERTQLTRRTLAAVLADSGRLDDFRVNPQAFIALVADAVNRCKRQALIDGITYQRIGDGVVWPLARFIEEPVIAYRKDLREDLRKSVYTAVEVRTVAERAFVDALEATDAVRLYAKLPAWFRIPTPLGDYRPDWLVLVEPPGAPSQCYVVEMDNRDDDAELRGRERRKVQCGEAHFRAIAGADAPVHFVRARTVDALLGSTGQTSFAF encoded by the coding sequence ATGGAACTGCATTTCGAGGCCGATCTCGACTACCAGCGCGAGGCCGTGGACGCCGTCTGCGACCTGTTTCGCGGCCAGGACGCGCCGCGCGCCGCGTTCAGCGTGACCGCGGCCGACGGCAACGACGATGGCGACGGCGACACCAGCGCCGCGCGCCAGATGCCGCTCGGCGTGGCCGAGACCGCGCTCGCGGTCGGCAACCGGCTCGCGCTCGAGCCCGCCGCGCTCGCGCGCAACCTGGCCGAGGTGCAGGCGCGCGGCGGCCTCGCGCCGTCGGGCGCGCTCGCCTCCACCGACTTCACGGTCGAGATGGAGACCGGTACCGGCAAGACCTATGTCTACCTGCGCACGATCTTCGAGCTGCACCGCCGCTACGGCTTCACGAAGTTCGTGATCGTGGTGCCGTCGGTCGCGATCAAGGAAGGCGTCCACAAGACGCTCGACGTCACGCGCTCGCACTTTCGCCGGCTCTACGACGGCGTGCCGTTCGACTACTTCCTGTACGACTCGACGCGGCTCGGCCAGGTGCGCCGCTTCGCGACCAGCGCGACCGTGCAGATCATGGTGGCCACGGTGGCCGCGATCAACCGCAAGGACGTCAACAACCTCTACAAGCCGAGCGAGAAGACCGGCGGCGAGAAGCCGATCGACCTGATCCGCGCCACCCGCCCGATCCTGATCGTCGACGAGCCGCAGAGCGTGGACGGCGGGCTCGACGGGCGCGGCAAGGAGGCGCTCGAGGCGATGGCGCCGCTCTGCACGCTGCGCTATTCGGCGACCCATGCCGACCTGCACCAGATGGTGTACCGGCTCGACGCCGTGGACGCCTACGAGCGGCGCCTCGTCAAGCAGATCGAGGTGGCCTCGGCCACCGTCGAGGATGCGCACAACAAGCCCTACGTGCGGCTCGTATCGGTCAGCAACCGGCGCGGCACCATCGCCGCGCGCGTCGAGCTCGACGTGGCCACGCCCGCCGGCGTCGAGCGGCAGACCGTCAGCGTCGGCGACGGCGACCTGCTCGAACGCGTGACGCGCCGCGCCGTGTACGGCGACTACCGGATCGGCGAGATCGACACCACGCGCGGCGGCGAATTCGTCGAGCTGCGCTATCCCGGCGGCGAGACGTTCCTTGCCGTCGGCGACGCGCACGGCGACGTCGATCCGCTCGCGATCCAGCGCGAGATGATCCGCCGCACGATCCGCGAGCACCTGGACAAGGAGCTGCGCCTGAAGCCGCTCGGCGTGAAGGTGCTGTCGCTGTTCTTCGTCGACAGCGTCGAGCGCTACCGGCGCTACGAGCCGGGCGGCCGCGCCGTGAAGGGCGCCTACGCCGAGATCTTCGAGGACGAGTACCGGCGCGCCGCGAAGCTGCCCGCCTATCGCGCGCTGTTCACCGGCTTCGACGCCGAACGCGACGTGGCGGCCGTCCACGACGGCTATTTCTCGATCGACCGCAAGGGCGGCTGGACCGAGACCAGCGACAGCAACGCCAGCGGCCGCGAGAACGCCGAGCGCGCCTACGGCCTGATCATGCGCGAGAAGGAGCGGCTGCTGTCGTTCGCCACGCCGCTGCGGTTCATCTTCTCGCACTCGGCGCTAAAGGAAGGCTGGGACAACCCGAACGTGTTCCAGATCTGCACGCTGCGCGACATCCGCACCGAGCGCGAGCGCCGCCAGACCATCGGGCGCGGGCTGCGGCTCGCCGTCGACCAGCGCGGCGAACGGGTGCGGGGCTTCGACGTCAACACGCTCACCGTGATCGCGACCGAGAGCTACGAGCAGTTCGCCGCCCATCTGCAGAAGGAGATCGAGGCCGACACCGGGATTCGTTTCGGGGTGGTCGACACGCACCAGTTCGCGGCGCTGCCGGTGACGCGCGACAACGGCACGCTCGCCCCGCTCGGCGTCGAGCGTTCCGCCGCGTTGTGGACGCATCTGCACGAGGCCGGCTTCGTCGATGCGCAGGGCAAGGTGCTCGACGCGCTGAAGATCGTGCTGAAGGGCGGCGTGCTGCCCCTGCCCGCCGCGTTCGAGCCGCTGCGCCAGCGCATCGTCGAACTGCTGCGCAAGCTGTCGGGGCGGCTCGACGTGCGCAACGCCGACGACCGCCGGCAACTCGAACCGCGGCGCGGCGCCGACGGCGAGCCGGTGATCCACGGCGAGGCGTTCCGCGCGCTGTGGGCACGCGTGCAGGCGCGCACCACCTATCGCGTGAGCTTCGACGACGCCGCGCTCGTCGCGGCCTGCGTCGAGGCGCTGCGCGCCGCGCCCGAGGTGCCGCGCGCGCGGCTGCAATGGCGCAAGGCCGACATCTCGATCGGCAAGGCCGGCGTGGAGGCCACCGAGACCGCGTCGGCCGGCACCGTGGTGCTCGATGAAGGTGACCTCGCGCTGCCCGACCTGCTCACCGAGCTGCAGGAGCGCACCCAGCTCACGCGCCGCACGCTCGCCGCCGTGCTCGCCGACAGCGGCCGGCTCGACGATTTCCGCGTGAATCCGCAGGCGTTCATCGCGCTGGTGGCCGACGCGGTCAACCGCTGCAAGCGGCAGGCGCTGATCGACGGGATCACCTATCAGCGGATCGGCGACGGCGTGGTGTGGCCGCTCGCGCGCTTTATCGAGGAGCCCGTGATCGCCTATCGCAAGGACCTGCGCGAGGATCTGCGCAAGTCCGTGTACACGGCGGTCGAGGTGCGCACGGTGGCCGAGCGCGCGTTCGTGGACGCGCTGGAGGCGACCGACGCGGTCAGGCTCTACGCGAAGCTGCCGGCGTGGTTCCGGATTCCGACGCCGCTCGGCGACTACCGGCCCGACTGGCTGGTGCTGGTGGAGCCGCCGGGCGCGCCGAGCCAGTGCTATGTCGTGGAGATGGACAATCGCGACGACGACGCCGAATTGCGCGGCCGCGAGCGGCGCAAGGTGCAGTGCGGCGAGGCGCACTTCCGCGCGATCGCGGGGGCCGATGCGCCCGTGCATTTCGTGCGCGCGCGCACCGTCGACGCGCTGCTCGGATCGACCGGGCAGACTTCGTTCGCGTTCTAG
- a CDS encoding site-specific DNA-methyltransferase, with protein sequence MRKIESASPEARSADLAADNLERLKALFPEAVTEGPDGAALDLDVLKALVGDRTLGEADEKYGLAWHGKRRARQLALTPSTGTLRPCRDESLDWDGTRNLMIEGDNLEVLKLLHKSYAGSVKLVYIDPPYNTGKEFVYPDNFTDSLRHYLALTGQAAGGVKVSSHTEASGRFHTDWLNMMYPRLKLAFDLLARDGLIAIHIDEHELPALVLVMREIFGEENELGVAVWDKRNPKGDARGVAYQHESIVLFARDAEWLFEHAPLKRPKRNAQRMLDAAHDAIADTTNIAAATQAYRAWLRAQTTLSGGEAMYDRLSPDGRVYRLVSMAWPNKKRAPDDYFIPLVHPVTGKPCPVPERGWRNPPATMRELLERGLIEFGADETTQPQRIYFLDENLYENVPSILPFGGSDDARLKSLAIPFDLPKPTDFAAALIGWLTGGEDLIVDCFAGSGTTAHATLAANAADGARRRYALVQLPEPLDASNKDQKAAADFCAKLRRPANLAEITKERLRRAAERIAAEHPEAALDVGFRVFRLDSTNVVEWDPRGANVQQSLLDAVEHIKSGRTDADLLAELAIKLGLDLCAPIDTLPVAGKEVHVIDGAIVACFAARIDRAEAEVLALGIVGVLDAVDAPPAHDVTCVFRDAAFVDDVARVNLSAILEQHGIRSVRSL encoded by the coding sequence ATGCGAAAGATCGAATCCGCCAGTCCCGAGGCCCGCTCCGCGGATCTCGCGGCGGACAACCTCGAACGGCTCAAGGCGCTGTTCCCCGAAGCCGTGACCGAAGGCCCCGACGGCGCCGCGCTCGACCTCGACGTGCTGAAGGCACTGGTCGGCGACCGCACGCTCGGCGAGGCCGACGAGAAATACGGGCTCGCCTGGCACGGCAAGCGCCGCGCGCGCCAGCTCGCGCTCACGCCCTCCACCGGCACGCTGCGGCCCTGCCGCGACGAGAGCCTGGACTGGGACGGTACCCGCAACCTGATGATCGAGGGCGACAACCTCGAGGTGCTGAAGCTGCTGCACAAGAGCTACGCGGGCTCGGTGAAGCTCGTCTACATCGATCCGCCGTACAACACCGGCAAGGAGTTCGTCTATCCCGACAACTTCACCGACAGCCTGCGCCACTACCTCGCGCTGACGGGCCAGGCCGCCGGCGGCGTGAAGGTCAGCAGCCACACCGAGGCGAGCGGCCGGTTCCACACCGACTGGCTCAACATGATGTATCCGCGCCTGAAGCTCGCGTTCGACCTGCTCGCGCGCGACGGCCTGATCGCGATCCACATCGACGAGCACGAGCTGCCGGCGCTGGTGCTGGTGATGCGCGAGATCTTCGGCGAGGAGAACGAGCTCGGCGTGGCGGTCTGGGACAAGCGCAACCCGAAGGGCGACGCGCGCGGCGTGGCCTACCAGCACGAGTCGATCGTGCTGTTCGCGCGCGACGCCGAATGGCTGTTCGAGCACGCGCCGCTGAAGCGCCCGAAGCGCAACGCGCAGCGCATGCTCGACGCCGCGCACGACGCGATCGCCGACACCACCAACATCGCCGCGGCCACCCAGGCCTACCGCGCCTGGCTGCGCGCGCAGACCACGCTGTCGGGCGGCGAGGCGATGTACGACCGGCTCTCGCCCGACGGCCGCGTCTACCGTCTCGTCTCGATGGCCTGGCCGAACAAGAAGCGCGCGCCCGACGACTACTTCATCCCGCTGGTTCATCCCGTCACCGGCAAGCCGTGCCCGGTGCCCGAGCGCGGCTGGCGCAATCCGCCCGCCACCATGCGCGAGCTGCTCGAACGCGGCCTGATCGAGTTCGGTGCCGACGAGACCACGCAGCCGCAGCGCATCTATTTCCTCGACGAGAACCTCTACGAGAACGTGCCGTCGATCCTGCCGTTCGGCGGCTCCGACGACGCGCGCCTGAAGTCGCTCGCGATCCCGTTCGACCTGCCGAAGCCGACCGACTTCGCGGCCGCGCTGATCGGCTGGCTGACGGGCGGCGAGGACCTGATCGTCGACTGCTTCGCCGGCTCCGGCACCACCGCCCACGCCACGCTGGCGGCCAACGCGGCCGACGGCGCGCGGCGCCGCTACGCGCTGGTGCAGCTGCCCGAGCCGCTCGACGCATCGAACAAGGACCAGAAGGCCGCCGCCGATTTCTGCGCGAAGCTGCGGCGCCCCGCCAACCTTGCCGAGATCACCAAGGAACGGCTGCGGCGCGCGGCCGAACGGATCGCGGCCGAGCATCCCGAGGCCGCGCTCGACGTCGGCTTTCGCGTGTTCCGGCTTGATTCGACCAACGTCGTGGAATGGGACCCGCGCGGCGCGAACGTGCAGCAGTCGCTGCTCGACGCGGTCGAGCACATCAAGTCCGGCCGCACCGACGCCGACCTGCTCGCCGAACTGGCCATCAAGCTCGGCCTCGACCTGTGCGCGCCGATCGACACGCTGCCGGTCGCCGGCAAGGAAGTCCACGTGATCGACGGCGCGATCGTCGCCTGCTTCGCCGCGCGCATCGATCGCGCCGAGGCCGAGGTGCTCGCGCTCGGCATCGTCGGCGTGCTCGACGCGGTCGATGCGCCGCCCGCGCACGACGTGACCTGCGTGTTCCGCGACGCCGCGTTCGTCGACGACGTCGCGCGCGTGAACCTGTCCGCGATCCTCGAGCAGCACGGGATCCGTTCGGTGCGGAGTCTCTGA
- the fliR gene encoding flagellar biosynthetic protein FliR encodes MVSVTYAQLNVWLTAFLWPFVRILALVAAAPLVGNAAVPTRIKIGLSALTAIAVAPALGPLPQATVFSAEGIWILVNQFLIGVSMGFVMQIVFAVVEGAGDFIGLQMGLGFATFFDPHAGTTPMLGRVLNAFAMLAFVAFDGHLQLIAVLVESFASVPISSDLLHPAGWQMLAGAGINVFAMGLLLALPVVAALLIANLALGILNRAAPQIGIFQVGFPVLMLIGLLLVQLMVPNMIPFFSRLFDNGYEMMGRVAAGFR; translated from the coding sequence ATGGTTTCCGTCACCTACGCGCAACTGAACGTCTGGCTGACCGCGTTCCTCTGGCCATTCGTGCGGATTCTCGCGCTGGTGGCCGCCGCGCCGCTGGTCGGCAACGCGGCGGTGCCCACCCGCATCAAGATCGGCCTGTCGGCGCTCACCGCGATCGCCGTGGCGCCGGCGCTCGGGCCGCTGCCGCAGGCCACCGTGTTCTCGGCCGAGGGCATCTGGATCCTCGTCAACCAGTTCCTGATCGGCGTGTCGATGGGCTTCGTGATGCAGATCGTGTTCGCCGTGGTGGAAGGCGCGGGCGACTTCATCGGCCTGCAGATGGGCCTCGGCTTCGCCACCTTCTTCGATCCGCACGCCGGCACCACGCCGATGCTTGGCCGCGTGCTGAACGCCTTCGCGATGCTCGCGTTCGTCGCGTTCGACGGCCACCTGCAACTGATCGCGGTGCTGGTCGAATCGTTCGCGAGCGTGCCGATCTCGTCCGACCTGCTGCATCCGGCCGGCTGGCAGATGCTGGCCGGCGCCGGCATCAACGTGTTCGCGATGGGGCTGCTGCTGGCGCTGCCGGTGGTGGCCGCGCTCCTGATCGCCAACCTCGCGCTCGGCATCCTGAACCGCGCGGCCCCGCAGATCGGCATCTTCCAGGTCGGTTTCCCGGTGCTGATGCTGATCGGGCTGCTGCTCGTGCAACTGATGGTGCCCAACATGATCCCGTTCTTCTCGCGCCTGTTCGACAACGGTTACGAGATGATGGGCCGCGTCGCGGCGGGCTTCCGTTAA
- the fliQ gene encoding flagellar biosynthesis protein FliQ has protein sequence MTPEAVMTLAHEAMMIGLMLAAPLLLVALVVGLVVSLFQAATQINESTLSFIPKLLAIVVTMVIAGPWMLTSMLDYTRNILMHVATLGTS, from the coding sequence ATGACACCCGAAGCCGTCATGACCCTGGCGCACGAGGCGATGATGATCGGCCTGATGCTGGCCGCGCCGCTCTTGCTCGTCGCGCTGGTGGTGGGCCTCGTCGTCAGCCTGTTCCAGGCCGCCACGCAGATCAACGAATCGACGCTGTCGTTCATCCCGAAGCTGCTCGCGATCGTGGTGACGATGGTGATCGCCGGGCCGTGGATGCTGACCTCGATGCTCGATTACACGCGCAACATCCTGATGCACGTCGCCACGCTCGGCACCAGCTGA
- the fliP gene encoding flagellar type III secretion system pore protein FliP (The bacterial flagellar biogenesis protein FliP forms a type III secretion system (T3SS)-type pore required for flagellar assembly.) produces MTSYRSGARDARRSRVAALLAVLAPLALLAALALPSLAHAQAAGLPAFNSSPGPNGGTTYSLSVQTMLLLTMLSFLPAIVLMMTSFTRIIIVLSLLRQALGTTTTPPNQVLVGLALFLTLFVMSPVIDRAYNDGYKPFSAGTLPMDQAVQRGLAPFKTFMLKQTREGDLALFAKIAKAPPMQGPEDVPLPLLVPAFVTSELKTGFQIGFTIFIPFLIIDLVVASVLMSMGMMMVSPTTISLPFKLMLFVLVDGWQLLIGSLAQSFT; encoded by the coding sequence ATGACGTCGTACCGATCGGGCGCGCGCGACGCGCGCCGTTCCCGCGTGGCCGCGCTGCTGGCCGTGCTCGCGCCGCTGGCGCTGCTGGCCGCGCTCGCGCTGCCCTCGCTCGCGCATGCGCAGGCCGCCGGCCTGCCCGCCTTCAATTCGAGCCCCGGCCCGAACGGCGGCACGACCTATTCGCTGAGCGTGCAGACCATGCTGCTGCTCACGATGCTGTCGTTCCTGCCGGCCATCGTGCTGATGATGACGAGCTTCACGCGCATCATCATCGTGCTGTCGCTGCTGCGCCAGGCGCTCGGCACTACCACCACGCCGCCGAACCAGGTGCTGGTCGGGCTCGCGCTGTTCCTCACGCTGTTCGTGATGTCGCCCGTCATCGACCGCGCCTACAACGACGGCTACAAGCCGTTCTCGGCCGGCACGCTGCCGATGGACCAGGCCGTGCAGCGCGGCCTCGCGCCGTTCAAGACCTTCATGCTCAAGCAGACCCGCGAGGGCGACCTCGCGCTGTTCGCGAAGATCGCCAAGGCGCCGCCGATGCAGGGCCCCGAGGACGTGCCGCTGCCGCTGCTGGTGCCGGCGTTCGTCACCAGCGAGCTGAAGACCGGCTTCCAGATCGGCTTCACGATCTTCATCCCGTTCCTGATCATCGACCTGGTGGTGGCGAGCGTGCTGATGTCGATGGGGATGATGATGGTCTCGCCCACCACCATCTCGCTGCCGTTCAAGCTGATGCTGTTCGTGCTGGTGGACGGCTGGCAGCTGCTGATCGGCTCGCTCGCGCAGAGCTTCACCTAG
- the fliO gene encoding flagellar biosynthetic protein FliO — protein MSDAVRRAGSARVSSIARVARPAAVTTALAAAGLSLSLALAPALAFAADMNAVNHASHYASGVVVGSAVPSLGVGAVMQTLVGLAVVIGLVFGCAWLARRFGFQPAKRGGALKVVASVAVGGKESATVVEIGDTWLVLGVAPGNVRLLHTLPAGSPGIASAASTPSGQADGGAPAPGDGTLPGSFGERFRSALSGEVAKRLGGRHRKDS, from the coding sequence ATGAGTGACGCCGTGCGTCGCGCCGGGTCGGCGCGCGTATCAAGCATTGCTCGCGTAGCGCGCCCGGCCGCCGTGACGACAGCGCTCGCCGCGGCGGGCCTCTCACTTTCACTCGCGCTCGCCCCCGCGCTCGCGTTCGCGGCCGACATGAACGCGGTCAACCATGCCTCGCACTATGCCTCGGGCGTGGTGGTCGGCTCCGCGGTGCCCTCGCTCGGCGTCGGCGCGGTGATGCAGACGCTGGTCGGGCTCGCGGTCGTGATCGGGCTCGTGTTCGGCTGCGCGTGGCTCGCGCGCCGCTTCGGGTTCCAGCCCGCCAAGCGCGGCGGCGCGCTGAAGGTGGTGGCCAGCGTCGCCGTGGGCGGCAAGGAAAGCGCGACCGTCGTCGAGATCGGCGACACCTGGCTCGTGCTCGGCGTGGCGCCCGGCAACGTGCGGCTGCTGCATACGCTGCCGGCCGGCAGCCCGGGCATCGCGTCGGCCGCGTCCACCCCGTCCGGCCAGGCCGACGGCGGCGCGCCCGCGCCCGGCGACGGCACGCTGCCCGGCAGCTTCGGCGAGCGCTTTCGCAGCGCCCTGTCCGGCGAAGTCGCGAAGCGGCTCGGCGGCCGCCACCGCAAGGATTCCTGA
- the fliN gene encoding flagellar motor switch protein FliN encodes MTELNPTPDGTQPGADKAAGPGEESALDDWAAALAEQNDQPLASGAGGAGVFQPLSKAASNATHNDIDMILDIPVKMTVELGRTKIAIRNLLQLAQGSVVELDGLAGEPMDVLVNGCLIAQGEVVVVNDKFGIRLTDIITPSERIRKLNR; translated from the coding sequence ATGACTGAGCTGAACCCGACGCCCGACGGCACGCAACCCGGCGCCGACAAGGCCGCCGGCCCAGGTGAAGAGTCGGCGCTGGACGATTGGGCCGCCGCGCTTGCCGAGCAGAACGACCAGCCGCTCGCCTCTGGCGCGGGTGGCGCGGGCGTGTTCCAGCCGCTGTCGAAGGCGGCCTCGAACGCGACCCACAACGACATCGACATGATTCTCGACATCCCCGTCAAGATGACCGTCGAACTGGGCCGCACCAAGATCGCGATCCGCAACCTGCTGCAGCTCGCGCAGGGCTCGGTGGTGGAGCTCGACGGCCTGGCCGGCGAGCCGATGGACGTGCTCGTGAACGGCTGCCTGATCGCGCAGGGCGAAGTGGTGGTGGTGAACGACAAGTTCGGTATCCGCCTCACCGACATCATCACGCCGTCCGAGCGGATCCGGAAGCTGAACCGATGA